One part of the Oncorhynchus clarkii lewisi isolate Uvic-CL-2024 chromosome 7, UVic_Ocla_1.0, whole genome shotgun sequence genome encodes these proteins:
- the LOC139414318 gene encoding taste receptor type 1 member 3-like, producing MAVPLRLLVLCWVLGAGRSQSSPPWFQNITTNLFNSSGDILLGGLFPINELTSNLSHRVKPDNISCDRINEHGLGMALVMKYTVDEINANSTLLPGIRLGYEIFDTCKQSAVIVKPTLLFLTEGSNRELAVMCNYTDYVTRVAAVIGPSTSEMVSVIGKLLGFFLIPQISYLATSDLFSDKSMYPSFLRTVPSDKRQVEAMVRLLNRFQWNWVAVVGSEDEYGRQGQRQFSTLAGRSSICVGYEGLIPMYRDPQPVIREILDRIAEAKVGVVVVFSLSQPARAFFTEVIRRNLTGVWVASDAWALHKDVSTLPNIHTVGTIIAFAVQSQTLALLTPYTSELFSRIREERARQPSPDTESTRGMNQCPDCWNLSPDNVGLVTEPILLRSAFSVYAAIYSVAHALHNLHGCNANSCPRGPKIKVYPWQLLGVLKKVNFSLNGSHFEFDSNGNPNIGYNVLQWVWRNNSLSFKDVGTFYKNLSINNTLIQWHTGSTKAPESTCSSECGPGQVRRVKGFHSCCYDCIECLPGTFQNGTMDIQCTQCLDGQWSLVRSTNCTEPTFDFLTWSQPESLGMLLAMLVLLVCQGAVGVLLLQHRGSPLVRASGGALGGVALLSLMGGCACLLLFLGQPGELVCRLQLPLSSIFQTVTLSTILAISLQIVYVTEFPGKAPFHLDTLRGSGGCLLVLACCGVQAGICGYYVQEGPSLSQYLAKMKVTFVRKFLRCPVEPILGLGLMQGFNGLLALTSFMCTFMSVKSVRQYNLARDITFSTLTYCVVWVVFIPIYTGLNDKDRSIVHVSVSLLSNMGLMAAYYLPKCHLLLKKPELNTEEHFRTFLEEAEATPQDEHDQGPAEEKQGSAGEGQGSGEGQGSGEGQGSGEGQGSGKGQG from the exons ATGGCGGTGCCATTAAGACTGCTGGTTCTATGCTGGGTGTTAGGAGCAGGGCGTAGTCAGAGCTCTCCACCATGGTTCCAGAACATCACTACCAACCTGTTTAACTCTTCTGGAGACATCCTCCTCGGGGGGCTCTTCCCCATCAACGAGCTCACCAGCAACCTGAGCCACAGAGTGAAGCCGGACAACATTAGCTGTGATAG GATTAATGAGCATGGGCTAGGTATGGCCCTTGTGATGAAGTACACAGTGGATGAGATCAACGCCAACTCCACCCTACTCCCTGGCATCAGGCTGGGCTATGAGATCTTCGACACCTGCAAGCAGTCTGCCGTCATCGTGAAGCCCACACTCCTCTTCCTCACTGAGGGCTCCAACCGAGAGCTGGCCGTCATGTGTAACTACACAGACTATGTGACCCGTGTGGCGGCTGTCATCGGCCCATCCACCTCAGAGATGGTCTCAGTCATAGGAAAACTATTGGGATTCTTCCTCATACCACAG ATCAGCTACCTCGCAACTAGTGACTTGTTCAGTGACAAGAGTATGTACCCATCGTTCCTGCGCACCGTGCCCAGTGACAAGAGGCAGGTGGAGGCCATGGTGCGTCTGCTGAACAGGTTCCAGTGGAACTGGGTGGCCGTGGTGGGCAGTGAGGATGAGTACGGACGCCAGGGCCAGCGCCAGTTCTCCACCCTGGCAGGAAGGAGCTCCATCTGTGTGGGCTACGAGGGGTTAATCCCTATGTACCGTGACCCACAGCCAGTGATCAGAGAGATCCTGGACCGCATCGCAGAGGCCAAGGTGGGAGTGGTGGTGGTCTTTTCCCTCTCCCAGCCTGCCAGAGCCTTCTTCACTGAG GTGATCAGGAGGAATCTGACAGGTGTGTGGGTGGCCAGCGATGCGTGGGCCCTGCACAAAGACGTATCAACTCTCCCAAACATCCACACTGTGGGCACTATCATTGCCTTCGCAGTCCAGAGCCAGACCCTGGCCCTGCTCACACCCTACACCAGTGAACTATTCTCCaggatcagagaggagagggccaGGCAGCCCTCACCAGATACAGAGTCAACCCGTGGTATGAACCAGTGCCCAGACTGCTGGAACCTGTCCCCAGACAACGTAGGTCTAGTGACAGAGCCCATACTGCTGAGGTCAGCTTTCAGTGTCTATGCTGCCATCTACAGCGTTGCACACGCACTGCACAATCTGCACGGGTGCAATGCCAATAGTTGCCCGAGGGGCCCTAAAATCAAAGTCTATCCCTGGCAG CTGTTGGGGGTGCTGAAGAAGGTAAACTTCAGTCTAAATGGAAGTCATTTTGAGTTTGACAGTAATGGAAACCCAAACATTGGCTACAACGTACTACAGTGGGTCTGGAGAAACAACAGTCTGAGTTTCAAAGATGTCGGCACCTTCTATAAGAACCTGTCAATTAACAACaccctcatccaatggcatacaGGCAGTACTAAG GCCCCTGAGTCTACCTGTTCCTCTGAGTGTGGCCCTGGCCAGGTGCGCAGAGTGAAAGGTTTCCATTCCTGCTGCTATGACTGTATTGAATGTTTACCGGGCACCTTCCAGAATGGCACAA TGGACATCCAGTGTACCCAGTGTCTAGATGGCCAGTGGTCCCTGGTACGTAGCACCAACTGCACCGAGCCTACCTTTGACTTCCTGACCTGGAGTCAGCCTGAGTCCCTGGGGATGCTGCTGGCCATGCTGGTGCTGCTGGTCTGTCAGGGGGCTGTGGGGGTCCTTCTCCTGCAGCACCGGGGGTCTCCACTGGTGAGGGCCTCTGGGGGGGCCCTGGGTGGTGTGGCCCTCCTCAGCCTGATGGGGGGCTGTGCCTGCCTGCTGCTGTTCCTGGGCCAGCCGGGGGAGCTGGTGTGTCGTCTGCAGCTGCCCCTCAGCTCTATTTTCCAAACGGTCACCCTGTCCACCATCCTAGCCATCTCCCTGCAG aTTGTGTACGTGACAGAATTCCCTGGCAAGGCTCCTTTTCATCTGGATACACTGAGAGGCTCTGGAGGCTGTCTGCTAGTATTGGCCTGCTGTGGAGTGCAGGCAGGGATCTGTGGGTACTATGTCCAGGAAGGGCCCTCTCTATCCCAgtacctggccaagatgaaggtGACCTTTGTGAGGAAGTTCCTGCGATGCCCTGTGGAACCCATTTTAGGTCTGGGCCTGATGCAGGGCTTCAATGGCCTCCTCGCCCTCACATCCTTCATGTGCACCTTCATGTCTGTGAAGAGCGTTCGACAGTACAACCTGGCCAGAGATATCACCTTCTCCACCCTGACCTACTGCGTGGTTTGGGTGGTCTTCATCCCCATCTACACCGGTCTGAATGACAAAGACCGCTCCATCGTTCATGTATCTGTCAGTTTGCTCAGTAACATGGGGCTGATGGCGGCCTACTATCTGCCAAAATGTCACCTGCTGCTGAAGAAACCTGAGCTCAACACAGAAGAGCACTTTCGTACCTTCCTCGAGGAGGCTGAAGCAACTCCTCAGGATGAGCATGACCAGGGACCTGCAGAGGAAAAACAGGGATCTGCAGGGGAGGGACAGGGATCAGGGGAGGGGCAGGGATCAGGGGAGGGGCAGGGATCAGGGGAGGGGCAGGGATCAGGGAAGGGACAGGGATAA